Below is a window of Brassica napus cultivar Da-Ae chromosome A5, Da-Ae, whole genome shotgun sequence DNA.
AACTCAACATATGTTTGTGTTCTTGATTAAGGATGATCTGGAAATAAGAAAAGGCATGTGTAAGAATCAACAGAAACTTTCAAGAGTGAAAACCTTCATGAATAAAAAGACAAACCTTTCGTGCATCTCTGTATTCTCGAATAAGATGGTGAAGGGTATCGCAGTTGGGAACCCATCCAATGAGTCCACTAATGGTATTACAGAATACCGTTGGATGGACAAATCTTTTTCTGCTGTTTTTCTGGAATTCTCGAGCAAAGTGTTCACCAAACCAAAAAGCTGAAACACAATAGAGCAAAGTGTTATCTTGTAGTTAACACAATAACtgaacaactttttttttttttttttttgaaaatcaccTGCATAACACGCTCATCTTGCCTTAGATCTTCATGTCCCTTTAATAAAAAGGCATAGTCCTCACCGTCATTTCCGTGAATAGTCAATTTCCGTGGTCGTTGTTTAGATGTTATGACAAGAAGTTGACGAGGAAACGATGCTATCGTCACAACGGGGGCATCtatttaaataaaaccaaagcaGTGATCTAAGCACCGAATCCTAGGTTAAAACCGTAAATCAGCTCAGACAAACTGTAGTTCAAAATGTTACCCGCACGGTATGTTCCAGGAACAGCTAGCTCCAAGTCACGACACAGCAGCAATTCAGGAGACACAAACTATCCACCATGTAATGTGACAGTTtgattataaagtaaaaaagagACGAGAGAACCAAAGAAATAGAGAATCTTTACCTCCAAATCCAATGTCGTGAGGCTGGCAAGCTGTTTGTCAATCCGtttgaaaacaattgaaaatgaCAAACATGTCGTTATGCCCCTTTCCTGAGATAAAGGCCAAGAACACATCtgaaattttgtttcaaatttttcGTCACCTGTGTAAGTTCAGCATCTTTTCCAGTTCTCTTGTAATTGATACAACATTCATATGCCTCTAGTAGTTCGTGACGGTATGCCTGCATCAACAACACACCAACTTCAGTTGCTGATACGAACAAACACCATCCAGTTTCGCATATAGcctttacaaaaatatatgaaaacaaatactCCACACCCTAAACCTCAAATTTTATCATGGTCACCTGGTTGACTTAAATTCTTAAAACCCCAGAAAAAATGACCACGGGTTACATGGAAAAAACAAAACTAGATGCTGGAGTGCTGTACAGTTCTGtgctagagaaagaaagattaaaTCACGGATACCGTGGCGACACAGCTAATGGCATGTAACCTGTAAGAAAAACACTATGTTATACCCAAGGTTGGAAAACCAGGACTGAAAATGGCACTACCTCTATAAATGCTCTCTCTTGTATGGTCACGTTGTCCTTTCTTGCACCTTCTTCAAGCATCTCATGTAATGGCTCAAGTACTTTCAGCATTCCTTCAATGTTATGTTCTCCAAAATACAAGCGACTAGCTTCTTCTAGTGCTTCATGCCAAAGTATAGCAACCCTGATAAGTTCATGTGATACAAGTTGTgcctgtttttttttggttgttgtaggGGTAAAGGAAAGGGGTCACCAATTAGCTCAGTTAAAAGAAACACTTTCATATATAGAGACAAAGATAAGCACAAGAAGCCGACTACTAGCCTGATCCACAAGGGCGCCACTGTGCTGGCGAAATTGATCAACCACCTCTTGAGCTGCAGCTCTACGCAGATTGCTTATTGATTTACATGCAACGAGAAGGGGATACATAAGAGCCTGAAAACATTAGAAAAGTAGTCGACAGAAATTATGAACTCTGAGTTGGCATgacatttaattaattttcagaTCAGAACTTATTAATAGTCATCATAAATTCGTAATACAGATGAAGATTTAAAAGTTTAGATTAATGGAAAACTACAAACCTGCGGGTGGTTTTCTCCTATGCGGATGAGAAGAGACTGTATCAGTTCCCTGACAGCACGATTATTTGAATGTATCCTAGCAATTATTGGAGGCAACACAACAAGCCATGTGTCAATGCTGACATGACTGAATCCTCTCTTCAATGCTGTTTGGACATCAGCCGTAGCTCCATGGTTGAAACATAACGTGAGAAGACGCAGTATATCCTAAGAAAATGAGACAGAAgggaaaacaaatatttcaacAAAAGCAACTTAGATCTTAAGGCaaacaaatgaaataaataaaaatgtctcCTGATGCAGACATTTTTTAAGATATAAGCCAACAGTATATCCCGACTTTACATTCTTAAAAGAGACCATATACTCTAGTCAATAATTCACTGTTGGCTAACAACGTTTACCCTTAAAATGTTTGTTTAAGTAGATTCAACACCAGAGTAAACGTCAATCTAAGCAAACAAAGCTTCGATCAAACTCCCAAAGAGCATATTAGAGATCTCAAAGGTTAGGCTCATACATAAACCATTAATGTTTTATCAGAAAAAAAgacattttgtttttatatgcaaacgaaaaacagaaaataagaaaagactAGTGTTGCAAAAAAACTCCTACTTCAACAAATATCAGAGATGAAACTTAATCTATGTGGCATAACAAGGCGAAGAAAAGAAAGACACGGGTTTGGTATGTGAAACATGGAATCCATGAAAGTATGCACACTTAACCTGTAAACTATCATCAACTCCTTTGGCATTCGCTGCACATGCTATAGAATGGAAGTATCATCCAGTGACTGCAGCAGCAACAAACTGAGAAGCAATTTGACCTTTTGATATGTAATGAGACATCACTGCCGTATTGAATAACCCCCATGTGTGCCATGCCTTAGCCCATTTAGGAGCATAGATGGTAGATTTGCTAAAGGCATCAAGAATTTCTGAAAAAAGAGTATTAGATTGTCACCAGAATGTTATGGTCAGAACTAGTTTGACTACACTTACACAGTTAAAAGTAACTAATATTCACCTTGAATAGACCCATCATTCAATCCGGGAGAAAGTGCCCACTGCCATGTTCCCAATTTGAGATTTACACGTGCAAGAAGTGGAACATTTTCTCCCTTGCTAGATACCATACTAGCCATCATGTCAGACTGAGAATGTGGCACACTTGAGAGTTCCCTCGTCAGAATCTAAAAACATTCAATTCACATTGAGAAGAAACATGGccatttaaataagaaaatggGAAAATGTGAGAAAGAGAATCAATCCAGACAATGCAAGTAGCTAATGTAGAAGCTGGTAAACCGGACTGATGTAAACGATATAATAAAAGCGAAGTTAAGGAAATAGACGAATATAGAAAACAAATAcgagaacgataagaaatcgtattcgcaacGAGACATGGAggcgagatatgatctctttccttaactcaaaatattcgttCCGTTAGTGAGACaggactgtacgaatatagagtcccagaATACAACtatggcagacgaatcacgcctcactcgtgatcgccctatcgaactataaactctacgaaacactctcgttTTTATGACTTACGCTAAGGGAATTTTGATGCTGGTTTCGATGTGAAAAAGTTGAAGAAAATGAGAAGAGGAGAGTCCGTATTTAAAGAGAAGACTAGGAGCGGTTTTTCGAAACTGTTGCGAACGTTTTTTCCGAAAATCTCGCAAAGATCTCGGAGTGGAACGTTGAGCAGCTTTCTCCGCAAGTTTCTCTCTTGTTGACTCGTTCTGATCCATTTCGAATAGATAAACTTTGTGTTATTTTTAAACGAACTACATGTCGTTTATACACAAATGTCATGCtgttttttagaaataaaatggCAAAGCGTtaagcttaacttggtccaaaaagaataattCTTATCGGGCCAAAGGCCCTCCActcaagcccaagcccaagcccgagcccacgcccacgcccacgccgagccgagccgagccggccggatggcgacggcggcgcgcgcgtggagagctctctcttcctctgagccGTTTAATCCAAGGAGAGTGTGATACCATATATATACATCACAATTTCTCAAGTTTTAATCGATGTGAGACTCTCTTATTTCCTTTCATTAATGCCAACATGGCTTTTTACAAAGAGCTCGTAAGCCCATTTCCTTTTCACATTTGCCTTTCATTATTTGAGCTAATAAGCTTAATAATTAGgcccaacaatcccccacattcGCATTGATCTCAATacctttgttcttgaagttttttccaaAAGCCTTCAAGGCtgcagcagttttggaaggcttggcaggagaatAGGCGTGggcctttcctttgcctttgtgctcagccatgttgacactgtgctccttTGTACCGACCTTTGCAGCAgttcggtttctggattccatctgaagcctcgtgatgagctcctcgagtcccatcttcttcttcttgtgcttcaagtagttcttgaaatccgcatagcttggaggaagcttttcaatgaagctgagagttgtgaatgtctcgcagatggacattccttcaacagcgatttcatggcaaatgagctgaagcgcttccacctgatccatgatgggttttgaatccaccattttgaagtcgtggaattttgagaccacatacttctggcagccagcgtcctcacctctgtacttcttgtctagtgatctccatagctctttcgccgtggggatctcacagtagacacggtacaatgggtcaatgagGCGACCCAAAATGTAGcctttgcagatgaagtcggaatgcacccatatgtcaacagttgcgaggctgtgaacatcatcaatcccgtaaggcataaggggcttgtcctcctggaAGAACTTCTCCAGCTTCATCGTTGCCAGGAAGAACAATATCTTCTTCTGCCACattttgaagcctttgccatcaaatTGGTGTGGCAtcagtccttgagtgaacacactagggacagtcggaggagtttgaactgccaccggaccacttgcagttgctgaaattgaacccgtctgataaagaccagcaccgaatagggtacggcgagtggtttcatcagcagcattCCCCGCAGGGAGGAAAGTGCTCATTGTTGCTGCAGTGGTTGACGCTGTGATGTTTCCAGCGGTTGTCACGCCAGTTGATGCAGCGTTGAGTGAAGTTTGAATGACATCCGAGGTGTCCATGGGAGTGGGGGTGTCGTTCTCGTTTGTCATTTTCCTGTAGACAAAACATGAAAATGGATTAGTACTCCATTCAAcaattaacatattattttaaagaaaataatagtctaaaatcgatgttcatttttggtgtttgaaccaaatcatatcaATATAAGTCTtgaaaaaacgttttgcaaactcgcttagaagcgttcgcagaaaccatttttatagacttagaatgtttcacaGACTCGCTTAAGAAAGCGGTCACTGAAACGATTCATATATATAACGTTTGAAGAAAtgtatcaaaaaacgttttgcgaaaatgctagaaagcaatccgCAAAGCGTAATAAAGTAAAACTGAAACATTTCGCGGAAGTGCTTTaaggcaaatcgcaaacacatTTAGccagaaacgtttcgcggataagCGTATAGCAAATCCCAAACATCGTTTTGATATAAGaacaaacgtttcgcggaagtgctagaaagcaaatAGCAAACACGGTTCCGAAACCCGTTTCTATTAATCGTTTATCAACCAGTTTAAAGCTTTAAACATAAAGCGATtttgagttaagattgtagaagCCAGTAAACCGGACTGATGTAAACGATATAATAAAAGCGAAGTTAAGGAAATAGACGAATATAGAAAACGAATAcgagaacgataagaaatcgtattcgcaacGAGACATGGAggcgagatatgatctctttccttaactcaaaatattcgctccgttagtgagacgggactgtacgaatatagagtcccaggatacaaccatggtagacgaatcacgcctcactcgtgatcgtcctatcgaactataaactctacgaaacactctcgttTTTATGACTTACGCTAAGGGAATTTTGATGCTGGTTTCGATGTGAAAAAGTTGAAGAAAATGAGAAGAGGAGAGTCCGTATTTAAAGAGAAGACTAGGAGCGGTTTTTCGAAACTGTTGCGAACGTTTTTTCCGAAAATCTCGCAAAGATCTCGGAGTGGAACGTTGAGCAGCTTTCTCCGCAAGTTTCTCTCTTGTTGACTCGTTCTGATCCATTTCGAACAGATAAACTTCGTGTAATTTTTAAACGAACTACATGTCGTTTATACACAAATGTCATGCtgttttttagaaataaaatggcaaagcgttgagcttaacttggtccaaaaagaataattCTTATCGGGCCAAAGGCCCTccgcccaagcccaagcccacgccgagccgagccggacggcggcgcgcgcgtggggagctctctcttcctctgagccGTTTAATCCAAAGAGAGTGTGATACCATATATATACATCACAACTTCTCAAGTTTTAATCGATGTGAGACTCTCTTATTTCCTTTCATTAATGCCAACATGGCTTTTTACAAAGAGCTCGTAAGCCCATTTCCTTTTCACATTTGCCTTTCATTATTTGAGCTAATAAGCTTAATAATTAGGCCCAACAGCTAATACATATATCCAGATAATGAATAAAAAGCCATATGGATAGATGTCTGGAGCTTATGCACATAAAACAGATGCATGGACCTTTTTGTTGCGATACTAGCTGCGTCAGAGCCTGACAATACATATAGACccccaaaaatataaaaaaaaaccttagATTCCACTTCCACGAGAAATTATATGGAAACTAAAAACACGGGATCTTCCCAATATAAGACTTGGTTACCTAATGTGGCTTCTAATACAAGATGGAGATTAGATGTTTGAGATGCTTTCAAAGTGTACGCCTTGAGTGCATCGTCCCATCGCTGCAGCTTCTCATACCTAGAAACAAACACTGTTACTAGTAACAAACAAATTCTGTCTGCGCGCCTATCACACACAACCGGAAATAAGTGCCAGTAAGAATGAGAAAAGTCATGTTACCATGATTCTTTTAATTGCACATCAAGATGTTGTTGAGCATAGGTCAATATGCCGACAGCAGCCTATGCCAACAAATCCCAAACAATCAAGAATGACACATAGCCAAGATGGGGAAGTCGTAGAAGTAAGATAATGTACCTCATGCTGGTGTAGCtgattatttatgtgtataagAGCCTCAACAACAGCAACTGGGTTGGCATCCATCCTTCTGGACCGTGGAACCTCAAATTCCATCTCTTTATAGTGCAAAGCTTTGGCAAAAACACGGCACTGCAAAGTTGAAAATCGCAACATTACCAAGAAAAACAGGATGAATGTTTGATTCAAAAAGGATAGAAATGCCATATCTTATGAAATACATGACGCAAACCTTTTCAGCAAGAGCCCCCAGGAGACGAATATCAATGGGAAGAGGCTTTTCATCATGTTGGATAAATTCTGCCTAAAACGAGTATTGAGGAAATAAAGCTCATGTGACAGGACCAAGAACCAAGATCACACAGAGGT
It encodes the following:
- the LOC125609639 gene encoding serine/threonine-protein kinase TOR-like; amino-acid sequence: MMASMVSSKGENVPLLARVNLKLGTWQWALSPGLNDGSIQEILDAFSKSTIYAPKWAKAWHTWGLFNTAVMSHYISKGQIASQFVAAAVTG